From the genome of Deinococcus sp. AJ005, one region includes:
- a CDS encoding endo-1,4-beta-xylanase: MSQQKSRLGLAALALSLSLTPALASGQAPSLRSLASARGLLLGGAISGELFNADNPDEAATVNREYNAVVAENAMKMRAIANSPDPDNYLFATADAMVASAQKNGQTVRGHTLVWHDSAPAWVYEIKQKAAMRAAMTQYITTVVKHFGNRINIWDVVNEAISDGPGNPLRNNNPFTVAGPDFIALAFRTAHAANPAAKLYYNDYSVEGLNGKSDAMYTLVKELLAGGVPISGVGFQAHLDTNFSVKDSGMLANLQRFRDLGLDVQLTEVDVQMVGSGSDEEKLARQAQVYGELLSTCLAVKCSAFMMWGVSDRISWRAGGKPLVFDDEYAKKPAYGALLRVLQTAGK; the protein is encoded by the coding sequence ATGAGCCAACAGAAAAGTCGTCTGGGCCTCGCAGCTCTGGCCCTGAGCCTCAGCCTGACACCCGCCCTCGCCTCCGGTCAGGCCCCCAGCCTGCGGTCCCTCGCCAGCGCACGGGGGCTGCTGCTGGGCGGGGCCATCAGCGGCGAACTGTTCAACGCCGACAACCCGGATGAGGCCGCCACAGTCAACCGCGAGTACAACGCGGTGGTGGCCGAGAATGCCATGAAAATGCGGGCGATTGCCAACTCGCCGGACCCGGACAATTACCTGTTTGCCACTGCGGACGCGATGGTGGCCTCTGCCCAGAAGAACGGCCAGACGGTGCGCGGCCATACCCTGGTCTGGCACGACAGCGCCCCGGCCTGGGTGTACGAGATCAAGCAAAAGGCCGCCATGCGCGCGGCCATGACGCAGTACATCACCACCGTGGTCAAGCACTTTGGCAACAGGATCAATATCTGGGATGTGGTGAACGAGGCCATTTCAGACGGACCGGGGAATCCGTTGCGGAACAATAACCCCTTTACAGTGGCGGGGCCTGACTTTATCGCACTGGCCTTCCGCACGGCGCACGCGGCCAATCCGGCGGCCAAACTGTATTACAACGATTACAGCGTGGAAGGCCTGAACGGCAAAAGCGACGCCATGTACACGCTGGTCAAAGAATTGCTGGCCGGTGGCGTACCGATTAGTGGCGTCGGCTTTCAGGCGCATCTGGACACCAATTTTTCGGTGAAAGATTCGGGAATGCTGGCAAACCTGCAACGCTTCCGCGATCTGGGGCTGGACGTGCAACTGACTGAGGTGGATGTGCAGATGGTGGGCAGCGGTAGCGACGAGGAGAAGCTGGCCCGTCAGGCGCAGGTCTACGGCGAGCTGCTGTCCACCTGTCTGGCCGTGAAATGCAGCGCCTTCATGATGTGGGGCGTCTCGGACCGGATCTCGTGGCGAGCCGGGGGTAAGCCGCTGGTCTTTGACGATGAGTACGCGAAGAAACCCGCTTATGGTGCGCTGCTGCGGGTGCTACAGACGGCTGGAAAGTAG
- a CDS encoding glycoside hydrolase family 3 N-terminal domain-containing protein — protein MKFIHKKTGVRVALTLSIALLLSASATAQTVPRLPQAEAEARAHAVLEKMTLEEKIGQVSMAHFFRFLEGGKSGPIAANAGDIFAQLLPGATLNGGGDAPQPNTPRGWADALRRLEMLGRQNLPGGVPAVFGTDAVHGVNNVPGATLYPHNLGLGAAFDPALTQELARATAADMRDMNMDWDFSPVADLGRDPRWGRFYETFGESPWLVADQITASVTGLQSGGVAATLKHFVGYGSPGLGRDRANAEISLRALHELYLPPFKAGIRAGAMSVMANSGSVNGVPVHASQKILTDLLRGELGFKGLVVSDWNDIDRLVNTFKTHADLVKATAASINAGIDLYMVPNDVEKYGAALKEAVTGGLVSQQRLDEAALRMLTFKAQLGLMDARPAGSGVITEGRALAKRAAAATLTLLENDGTLPIKTGRVLVTGPAMDSAAIQLGGWSVNWQGVGKGNVGYVPKVSTLATALKASAPAGVTVSALPDGKREALLRAAKTADTIVVALGEAPAAESQANNPKLALPAEQVQLLRDLMATDKPVVLVLMAGRPILQPEDLQNRLPVFVMAYLPGSEGGAALADALYGRAGFPGRLPFTWPGSLGEVGLTADRPPEGAGDAPLPLYPLGFGLDYTAYRTSDGQAVKTADGVKVTVTVTNTGEKAGTATLIVNASLPPAGNLEAVKRPVGVVRAELKKGEARALSLDIPAERLEAFTGDAFGAVQGKVLPGQYTFGIGDELVRLSLP, from the coding sequence TTGAAGTTCATACATAAGAAAACAGGCGTCCGGGTGGCCCTTACCCTGAGCATTGCACTCCTCCTCTCCGCCTCAGCCACGGCGCAGACCGTCCCCAGACTGCCGCAGGCAGAGGCCGAAGCCCGCGCCCATGCCGTACTGGAAAAGATGACGCTGGAGGAGAAAATCGGGCAGGTGAGCATGGCGCACTTCTTCCGTTTTCTGGAAGGTGGGAAAAGCGGGCCGATAGCTGCCAACGCGGGTGACATCTTTGCCCAATTGTTGCCCGGCGCGACGCTGAACGGCGGTGGAGACGCCCCGCAGCCCAATACCCCGCGCGGCTGGGCCGATGCGCTGCGCAGATTGGAGATGCTGGGCCGTCAAAACTTACCAGGGGGTGTGCCTGCCGTCTTCGGCACCGACGCAGTGCATGGCGTGAACAACGTCCCCGGCGCAACCCTTTACCCACACAACCTGGGCCTGGGTGCGGCGTTTGACCCAGCGCTGACACAGGAGCTGGCCCGCGCCACTGCCGCCGATATGCGGGACATGAACATGGACTGGGATTTCAGCCCGGTGGCCGATCTGGGCCGCGATCCGCGCTGGGGCCGTTTTTACGAGACCTTTGGTGAATCGCCGTGGCTGGTGGCCGATCAGATCACGGCCAGCGTGACAGGCCTGCAATCCGGTGGGGTGGCCGCCACCCTCAAGCATTTCGTGGGCTACGGCTCGCCGGGTCTGGGCCGGGACCGCGCCAATGCGGAGATCAGCCTGCGGGCGTTGCACGAACTGTATCTGCCCCCATTCAAGGCCGGAATCCGGGCCGGAGCCATGTCGGTGATGGCCAACAGCGGCAGCGTCAACGGTGTGCCGGTGCATGCCTCTCAAAAAATCCTGACCGATCTTCTGCGGGGTGAATTAGGGTTTAAGGGGCTGGTGGTCAGCGACTGGAACGACATTGACCGGCTGGTGAACACCTTCAAAACACACGCCGATCTGGTGAAGGCGACGGCGGCTAGCATCAATGCGGGGATTGACCTTTATATGGTTCCCAACGATGTGGAGAAGTACGGGGCGGCCCTGAAAGAAGCGGTGACAGGCGGTCTGGTGTCTCAGCAGCGGCTGGACGAGGCGGCGCTGCGGATGCTGACTTTCAAGGCGCAATTGGGCCTGATGGACGCCCGGCCTGCGGGGAGTGGCGTGATCACCGAGGGGCGGGCGCTGGCAAAACGCGCGGCAGCAGCCACCCTGACGCTGCTGGAAAATGATGGGACGCTGCCGATCAAAACAGGCCGGGTGCTGGTCACGGGTCCGGCGATGGACAGTGCGGCCATTCAACTGGGCGGCTGGAGCGTCAACTGGCAGGGCGTGGGCAAGGGCAACGTGGGCTACGTGCCGAAAGTCAGCACGCTGGCGACGGCACTCAAAGCCTCGGCCCCAGCGGGTGTGACCGTCAGTGCCCTGCCCGACGGCAAACGCGAGGCGCTGCTACGGGCTGCAAAGACTGCTGACACCATCGTTGTGGCGCTGGGCGAGGCTCCGGCTGCCGAGAGTCAGGCGAACAATCCCAAGTTGGCGTTGCCCGCTGAGCAGGTACAACTGCTCCGCGACTTGATGGCAACAGACAAGCCCGTGGTGCTGGTGCTGATGGCGGGCCGTCCGATCCTGCAGCCGGAAGACCTGCAAAACCGCCTCCCGGTCTTTGTGATGGCGTACCTTCCTGGCAGCGAGGGCGGCGCAGCCCTGGCTGACGCACTGTATGGCCGCGCCGGGTTTCCAGGCCGCCTGCCGTTTACCTGGCCCGGCAGTCTGGGCGAAGTGGGCCTGACCGCAGACCGTCCCCCCGAAGGGGCAGGCGACGCACCGCTGCCGCTGTACCCGTTGGGCTTCGGGCTGGATTACACGGCTTACCGCACCAGTGATGGACAGGCGGTCAAGACAGCGGACGGCGTGAAAGTCACCGTCACCGTGACGAACACGGGAGAAAAGGCAGGCACGGCGACCTTGATCGTCAACGCCAGCCTGCCGCCCGCCGGAAATCTGGAAGCGGTGAAACGCCCAGTGGGGGTGGTCCGGGCAGAACTCAAGAAGGGAGAAGCACGCGCGCTGAGCCTCGACATTCCAGCGGAACGGCTGGAAGCCTTCACGGGGGACGCGTTCGGGGCGGTCCAGGGCAAGGTTCTGCCGGGCCAGTACACCTTTGGAATCGGGGACGAGCTGGTCCGGCTCAGCCTGCCCTGA
- a CDS encoding glycoside hydrolase family 9 protein codes for MPRLSPHLLTSMTCSLLLASCASSQPKPVIPPDAPTVMLSADMSSVTASGNVQLVAKTAGTGSVARVIFYDRGHKIGEDTAAPYEFMVMADVAQNGAHAYSAQAITTTGAAGISAPVAVNVQIVDNSTVELLTNGKFSPGQDPWWTSGDMKVGVAGGEACLDIKTPGANPYDVIFGQAGIGLNEGGTYTLNFTARADQPTGFKTLLQFDGAPYTSYFAADVDVTAAPKNYSYTFTMKEASDPKATFQFQLGAKLATKVCLSNVSIKGPAVGAATPSTATEQPALVRVNQTGYLPQKPKLASVPFESAQPLPWTLYDSGRKAVKSGLTGMFGDDAASGEFIHQADFSAVTTAGTGYVLDVAGFTSHPFDIGTGVYSTLKTDALAYFYHNRSGIPIEAQYVGDAKWARPAGHVGVAPNQGDSKVGCFKGTDAKGNVWPGCAYTLDGSKGWYDAGDHGKYVVNGGVSVWTLLDLAERDTRKGVSNADGTLSIPEKANGQSDLLDEVRWELEFMLGIQIPDGQTLALPRGDQSASQSALTLTPTAAGGMVHQKLTDVAWTGLPLRPDQDPQPRVLFYPTTAATLNLAANAAQCARVYRTADPAFSAKCLSAATRAWAAAKANPDVYAYDLFVGGGPYNDLTVDDEFYWAAAELYVTTGDAQYLSFLKASPLYLQMPAGRELSWFELAEAATITLATVPSSLPAADVQQAQQNIVAAADRYQGDIATQGYRLPLQGAVADWGSNSGVLNRSLVMALAYDFTGKAAYQNSVLEGMNYLLGRNPMDKSYISGYGERPLMNPHHRFWAHSLDATLPGPPKGVVSGGPNSVSFSDPVAAKLKGKCTGLGCYTDDIGAYSMNEITINWNAPLAWVAGFVKQSTQP; via the coding sequence ATGCCCCGACTTTCCCCCCATCTACTGACTTCCATGACCTGTAGCCTGCTGCTCGCCTCCTGCGCGTCCAGCCAGCCCAAGCCTGTCATACCGCCGGATGCGCCCACCGTGATGCTCAGCGCCGATATGTCGTCGGTGACGGCCAGCGGCAATGTTCAATTGGTGGCAAAGACGGCTGGCACAGGCAGCGTGGCCCGCGTGATCTTTTATGACCGTGGACACAAGATTGGCGAGGACACTGCCGCGCCCTACGAATTCATGGTGATGGCCGACGTAGCCCAGAACGGCGCACACGCCTATTCCGCGCAGGCGATCACCACGACGGGCGCGGCAGGCATCTCGGCCCCGGTGGCAGTCAATGTGCAGATCGTGGACAACAGCACCGTGGAACTCTTGACCAACGGCAAGTTCAGCCCCGGCCAGGACCCGTGGTGGACCTCTGGCGACATGAAGGTGGGCGTCGCGGGCGGCGAGGCGTGCCTGGACATCAAGACACCCGGAGCCAACCCCTACGATGTGATTTTTGGGCAGGCGGGCATCGGTCTGAACGAGGGCGGCACCTACACGCTGAACTTCACGGCGCGGGCCGATCAGCCCACCGGGTTCAAGACCCTGTTGCAATTTGACGGCGCACCCTACACCAGCTATTTTGCCGCCGATGTGGACGTGACCGCCGCACCCAAGAACTACTCGTACACCTTCACCATGAAAGAAGCCAGCGATCCCAAGGCCACCTTCCAGTTTCAGTTGGGGGCCAAACTGGCAACGAAGGTGTGTCTGAGCAACGTTTCCATCAAAGGGCCAGCGGTGGGCGCGGCCACACCGTCAACCGCCACCGAGCAACCAGCGCTGGTGCGCGTGAACCAGACCGGGTATCTGCCCCAGAAGCCCAAACTGGCAAGCGTGCCATTTGAATCGGCCCAGCCGCTGCCCTGGACGCTGTACGACTCAGGCCGCAAGGCTGTGAAAAGCGGCCTGACAGGCATGTTTGGCGACGACGCCGCCAGTGGCGAGTTCATCCATCAGGCGGACTTCAGCGCCGTGACCACTGCCGGGACCGGGTATGTGCTGGACGTGGCGGGCTTCACAAGCCATCCGTTTGACATTGGGACGGGGGTGTACAGCACCCTGAAAACCGACGCGCTGGCGTACTTTTACCATAACCGCAGCGGCATTCCGATTGAGGCGCAGTACGTAGGGGACGCCAAATGGGCGCGGCCAGCAGGACACGTTGGCGTGGCCCCCAACCAGGGAGACAGCAAGGTGGGTTGCTTCAAGGGAACCGATGCCAAGGGCAACGTCTGGCCCGGCTGCGCGTACACGCTGGACGGCTCAAAGGGCTGGTACGACGCCGGAGATCACGGCAAATATGTGGTGAACGGCGGCGTGAGCGTGTGGACGCTGCTGGACCTGGCCGAACGCGACACCCGCAAAGGCGTGAGCAATGCCGACGGAACCCTGAGTATTCCCGAAAAGGCCAACGGTCAGAGCGATCTGCTGGACGAGGTGCGCTGGGAACTGGAATTCATGCTGGGCATACAGATTCCTGACGGCCAGACCCTGGCCCTGCCGCGCGGCGATCAGAGCGCCAGCCAGAGCGCCCTGACCCTGACCCCCACTGCGGCGGGCGGCATGGTTCACCAGAAACTCACCGACGTGGCCTGGACTGGCCTGCCGCTGCGTCCGGACCAGGACCCACAGCCCCGCGTGCTGTTCTACCCCACCACCGCCGCCACCCTGAATCTGGCTGCCAACGCCGCGCAGTGCGCCCGCGTGTACCGCACGGCAGACCCGGCTTTCAGTGCCAAGTGCCTGAGCGCCGCCACCCGTGCGTGGGCCGCCGCGAAGGCCAACCCCGACGTGTACGCCTACGATCTGTTTGTCGGTGGCGGCCCCTACAACGATCTCACCGTGGATGACGAGTTCTACTGGGCAGCGGCGGAGCTGTATGTCACCACGGGCGACGCGCAGTACCTGAGCTTCCTCAAGGCCAGCCCATTGTATTTGCAAATGCCAGCCGGGCGGGAGCTGTCGTGGTTTGAACTCGCCGAGGCCGCGACCATCACGCTGGCGACAGTTCCCAGCAGCCTTCCAGCAGCGGATGTGCAGCAGGCCCAGCAGAACATCGTGGCCGCCGCTGACCGCTACCAGGGCGACATTGCCACGCAGGGCTACCGCCTGCCACTCCAGGGTGCGGTGGCCGACTGGGGTTCCAACAGCGGCGTGCTGAACCGTTCGCTGGTCATGGCCCTGGCCTACGACTTTACGGGCAAGGCGGCCTATCAGAACAGCGTGCTGGAAGGAATGAATTACCTGCTGGGCCGCAACCCGATGGATAAGTCGTACATCTCCGGCTACGGCGAGCGCCCCCTGATGAACCCCCACCACCGTTTTTGGGCGCACTCGCTGGACGCCACGCTGCCCGGCCCGCCGAAGGGTGTGGTGTCGGGCGGCCCGAACTCGGTCAGCTTCAGCGATCCGGTGGCCGCCAAACTCAAGGGCAAATGCACCGGGCTGGGCTGCTACACCGACGACATCGGCGCGTACAGCATGAACGAGATCACCATCAACTGGAACGCGCCGCTGGCCTGGGTAGCGGGCTTTGTGAAGCAGTCAACCCAACCTTGA
- a CDS encoding glycoside hydrolase family 43 protein: MTTQLERPAQATVTITNPVLRGFHPDPSILRVGEDYYLATSTFQWSPGVAIYHSRDLVNWRPAAQPLDRTSLLDMRGNADSGGVWAPALSHDGQRFHLIYTDVKSWGSSEVFKDSHNYLTTAENIEGPWSEPIYMNSSGFDPSLFHDTEGSTSVDEGGDGRKWFVNMRWDHRAGRNAFSGIVLQEYSPEEKRLVGPREIIFEGTELGVTEAPHLYRKDGWYYLLTAEGGTSWEHAVTVARSRSLHGPYEVHPNNPILTAVDAPDLPIQKSGHASFTNTPNGEWVIAYLCGRPISEQGECPLGRETALQSLVWGEDGWPRLASGGHHPQLHAELPALPPHSWPKAAARDDFDSSELRSEWMTLRAPAELMGVELTGNSLKLTGHESLNSKHQLALVGRRLQALDARFRTAVSFDPEDFQQMAGVCAYYDSRNWVYLRLSRDEEQGRTLAILQSENGDYRELLASEVAVGDADPVHLGIVYGGGQFWFEYGVDSENWQPIGDKLSAGLLSDEHCGGLSFTGTFLALTCQDLSGRNLPAEFHWAEYTEQ; encoded by the coding sequence ATGACCACGCAACTGGAGCGGCCCGCTCAGGCCACTGTGACCATCACCAATCCAGTGCTACGCGGCTTTCACCCCGATCCCAGCATTTTGCGAGTGGGCGAGGACTATTACCTGGCCACCAGCACGTTTCAGTGGTCTCCGGGGGTGGCAATTTATCACTCACGCGATCTGGTGAACTGGCGACCCGCCGCGCAACCGCTGGACCGCACGAGTCTGCTGGACATGCGCGGCAACGCCGATTCCGGGGGCGTGTGGGCACCGGCCCTGTCGCACGACGGCCAGCGATTCCACCTGATCTACACCGATGTCAAGAGCTGGGGCAGCAGCGAGGTCTTCAAGGACAGCCACAACTACCTGACGACTGCCGAGAACATTGAGGGACCGTGGTCCGAGCCGATCTACATGAACTCCAGCGGCTTTGATCCTAGCCTATTTCACGACACCGAGGGCAGTACGTCTGTGGATGAGGGCGGCGACGGGCGCAAATGGTTCGTGAACATGCGGTGGGACCACCGCGCGGGGCGCAACGCGTTTTCCGGCATCGTGTTGCAGGAGTACAGCCCGGAAGAAAAGCGATTGGTTGGCCCGCGCGAGATCATCTTTGAGGGCACCGAACTGGGCGTGACCGAAGCGCCGCACCTGTACCGCAAAGACGGCTGGTACTACCTGCTGACGGCGGAGGGCGGCACCAGTTGGGAACACGCCGTCACCGTGGCCCGCTCGCGCAGCCTGCACGGCCCATATGAAGTGCATCCCAACAACCCCATTCTGACTGCCGTGGACGCGCCAGATCTGCCCATTCAGAAGAGCGGACATGCCAGCTTCACCAACACGCCGAACGGGGAGTGGGTGATTGCCTATCTGTGCGGGCGGCCTATCAGCGAGCAAGGGGAATGTCCACTGGGACGGGAAACGGCGTTGCAATCGCTGGTGTGGGGTGAAGACGGCTGGCCCCGTCTGGCTTCCGGCGGACACCATCCGCAGCTTCACGCCGAATTGCCCGCACTGCCGCCCCATTCCTGGCCGAAGGCTGCGGCGCGCGACGACTTTGACAGTTCTGAATTGCGCTCCGAGTGGATGACCCTGCGTGCGCCCGCCGAGTTGATGGGTGTGGAACTGACGGGCAACAGCCTGAAACTGACCGGGCACGAGTCGCTGAACAGCAAGCATCAACTGGCGCTGGTGGGCCGCCGCCTGCAAGCGCTGGACGCCCGTTTCCGTACCGCCGTCAGCTTTGACCCGGAGGACTTTCAGCAGATGGCGGGCGTGTGCGCCTATTACGACTCCCGCAACTGGGTGTACCTGCGCCTGAGTCGGGACGAGGAACAGGGCCGCACTCTGGCGATCCTTCAATCTGAAAACGGCGATTACCGCGAACTGCTTGCGTCAGAAGTGGCAGTAGGCGACGCCGATCCGGTGCATCTGGGCATCGTGTATGGCGGCGGGCAATTCTGGTTTGAGTACGGCGTGGACAGCGAGAACTGGCAGCCGATTGGCGACAAACTGAGCGCCGGACTGCTGAGCGACGAACACTGCGGCGGCCTCAGCTTTACCGGCACCTTTCTGGCGCTGACCTGTCAGGACTTGAGCGGGCGCAACTTGCCCGCCGAGTTTCACTGGGCCGAGTACACCGAGCAGTGA
- a CDS encoding GH1 family beta-glucosidase, whose protein sequence is MTQPNIKQPNPASFPPRFTWGVATSSYQIEGAAHEGGRSQSIWDTFCATPGKVLNGENGDVACDHYHRLDSDLDLIQSLDVNAYRFSVAWPRIIPGRRGATNQAGLDFYSRLVDGLLARGITPWPTLYHWDLPQVLQDRGGWPARDTALAFGDYAEVVTAELGDRVKHWITINEPWCAAFLGYGNGIHAPGHTDLAESFAASHHLLLAHGLGVQAVRANAPGAQVGITLNLAGAYPATDSQADKAAAHRQDGFANRWYLDPVFGRDYPQDFVDLLGAASPQAQGLVLPGDLETIAAPTDFLGVNMYSRSVVEDAPGQGFLDLRQVHVAGSEYTGFDWEVAPQSLTDLMLRLQKDYNPAALYITENGATYPDSVADDGTVHDGARTRYFQQHIAAVGDALAGGAKMAGYFAWSLMDNFEWAEGYDKRFGIMHVDFDTQARTLKQSGQWYRDFLVRAQEGQPA, encoded by the coding sequence ATGACCCAGCCCAACATCAAACAGCCCAACCCTGCAAGTTTCCCGCCCCGCTTCACCTGGGGCGTCGCCACCAGCAGCTATCAGATTGAGGGCGCGGCCCACGAGGGCGGCAGGAGCCAGAGCATCTGGGACACCTTCTGCGCCACCCCCGGCAAGGTGCTGAACGGCGAGAACGGCGACGTGGCCTGTGACCATTACCACCGCCTGGACAGCGATCTGGACCTGATTCAAAGCCTGGATGTCAACGCCTACCGCTTCAGCGTGGCGTGGCCGCGCATCATTCCCGGCAGGCGTGGAGCCACCAATCAGGCCGGGCTGGACTTCTACAGCCGACTGGTGGACGGCCTGCTGGCGCGCGGCATTACCCCCTGGCCGACGCTGTACCACTGGGATCTGCCGCAGGTCTTGCAGGACAGGGGCGGCTGGCCTGCCCGCGACACGGCACTGGCCTTTGGCGACTACGCGGAGGTGGTGACCGCCGAACTGGGGGACCGCGTGAAGCACTGGATCACCATCAACGAACCGTGGTGCGCCGCCTTCCTGGGCTACGGCAACGGTATCCACGCGCCGGGCCACACCGATCTGGCCGAGAGTTTTGCCGCCTCGCACCACCTGCTGCTGGCGCACGGGCTGGGCGTCCAGGCAGTGCGGGCGAATGCGCCCGGCGCGCAGGTGGGCATCACCCTGAATCTGGCGGGGGCGTATCCGGCAACGGACAGTCAGGCGGATAAAGCGGCGGCCCATCGTCAGGACGGCTTCGCCAACCGCTGGTATCTGGACCCGGTGTTCGGGCGCGACTACCCGCAGGACTTCGTGGATCTGCTGGGGGCCGCTAGCCCGCAGGCGCAGGGACTGGTGCTGCCAGGCGATCTGGAGACCATCGCCGCGCCGACGGACTTTCTGGGCGTCAACATGTACTCGCGCAGCGTGGTGGAGGACGCGCCCGGCCAGGGCTTCCTGGACCTGCGGCAGGTCCATGTGGCGGGCAGCGAGTACACGGGCTTTGACTGGGAGGTGGCCCCCCAGAGCCTGACGGACCTGATGCTGCGGCTGCAAAAGGACTACAACCCGGCGGCCCTCTACATCACCGAGAACGGCGCGACGTACCCCGACAGCGTGGCAGACGACGGCACCGTGCATGACGGGGCGCGAACCCGCTACTTCCAGCAGCACATAGCGGCGGTGGGGGACGCGCTGGCAGGCGGCGCGAAGATGGCCGGGTACTTCGCGTGGTCCCTGATGGACAATTTTGAGTGGGCAGAAGGCTACGACAAGCGCTTCGGCATCATGCATGTGGATTTTGACACCCAGGCACGGACCCTCAAGCAGTCGGGGCAGTGGTACCGCGACTTCCTGGTTCGCGCACAGGAGGGACAGCCCGCATGA
- a CDS encoding carbohydrate ABC transporter permease, whose protein sequence is MTTQPLETPIATPRPPQQKSRFSFGRAGLWLFVGVACFLSLVPFYLMFVWSSLPSSQIFAVPPHLWFGDALVGNFQKMMTATDNFALRQFWNSLYIAGLSTVTTLFFCSLAGFAFAMYDFKGKQYLFGFILITMLIPPLVMDIPSFLVMNNFLHWIGTPRTLWVPGMANAFGIFLMRQYIVSALPKSLIEAARLDGASEFGIFMKVVVPLIRPILATLGIVTFVGSWNNFKGALIMRLSEDSTMTLPLSLRKITGGATNVNADWGATLMMVVLTVIPLLIIFLFASRQVISGLTSGAVKD, encoded by the coding sequence GTGACCACACAACCGCTTGAAACCCCCATCGCCACGCCCAGACCTCCCCAGCAAAAATCCCGCTTCTCGTTTGGACGCGCGGGCCTGTGGCTTTTCGTGGGCGTCGCCTGCTTCCTGTCGCTGGTGCCGTTTTACCTGATGTTCGTGTGGTCCTCACTGCCCAGTTCCCAGATCTTCGCCGTGCCGCCCCACCTGTGGTTCGGGGACGCGCTGGTGGGCAACTTCCAGAAGATGATGACGGCCACCGACAACTTCGCCCTGCGCCAGTTCTGGAACTCGCTGTACATCGCGGGGCTGTCAACCGTGACCACGCTGTTCTTCTGCTCGCTGGCGGGTTTTGCGTTTGCCATGTACGACTTCAAGGGCAAGCAGTACCTGTTCGGCTTCATTCTCATTACCATGCTGATTCCGCCGCTGGTGATGGACATTCCCAGCTTTCTGGTGATGAACAATTTCCTGCACTGGATCGGCACGCCGCGCACGCTGTGGGTTCCAGGTATGGCCAACGCCTTCGGCATCTTCCTGATGCGCCAGTACATCGTTTCCGCATTGCCCAAATCTCTGATTGAGGCCGCGCGGCTGGACGGGGCCAGCGAATTCGGCATCTTTATGAAAGTGGTGGTCCCGCTGATCCGCCCGATTCTGGCGACGCTGGGCATCGTGACCTTCGTGGGATCGTGGAACAACTTCAAGGGCGCGCTGATCATGCGTCTCAGCGAGGACAGCACCATGACGCTGCCGCTGTCGCTGCGAAAGATTACCGGCGGCGCGACGAACGTGAACGCCGATTGGGGCGCGACTTTGATGATGGTGGTGCTGACCGTGATTCCGCTGCTGATCATCTTTCTGTTTGCCAGCCGACAGGTGATTTCGGGCCTGACCAGCGGCGCGGTCAAGGACTGA
- a CDS encoding carbohydrate ABC transporter permease — translation MQERVPLPTSRPRRRWSYDRFQQRAAPYMFVSPFFILFLIFGLFPLGFSLFLAFHLWNPLDGLGNWQYVGWDNFKLALGAPDQFWVSLKITVWIGLLSGVPQHLIALPLAFVINQSLRRWQSGISTILFLPYITNAVAITIVFGMLYSENLGLLNYALSVVGLGPVRWLAQPDLVPVSVAVVVFWRYVGWNVILYLSGLQAISEDVYEAATVDGASKVQKFFYITLPLLKPMMFYAFTLTIVGNMQLFEEPFIMVGQAGGSGGAALTSAMHIFNVAFRDLDMGYGSAMAWLLFLAIFVLSMINNYLFSRGGGRQ, via the coding sequence ATGCAAGAACGAGTGCCCCTGCCCACCAGCCGCCCACGCCGCCGCTGGAGCTATGACCGCTTTCAGCAGCGCGCCGCGCCGTACATGTTCGTCAGCCCGTTTTTCATCCTGTTTCTGATCTTCGGACTGTTTCCGCTGGGCTTCAGCCTGTTCCTGGCCTTTCACCTGTGGAACCCGCTGGACGGGCTGGGCAACTGGCAGTACGTGGGCTGGGACAACTTCAAGCTGGCGCTGGGCGCACCGGACCAGTTCTGGGTCTCGCTGAAGATCACGGTCTGGATCGGGCTGCTTTCGGGAGTGCCGCAGCACCTGATCGCGCTGCCGCTGGCCTTCGTGATCAACCAGTCGCTGCGCAGATGGCAGAGCGGCATCAGCACCATCCTGTTTCTGCCGTACATCACCAACGCGGTGGCGATCACGATTGTTTTCGGGATGCTGTATTCCGAGAATCTGGGGCTGCTGAATTACGCCCTGTCCGTGGTGGGGCTGGGGCCGGTGCGCTGGCTGGCGCAGCCGGATCTGGTGCCGGTATCGGTGGCCGTGGTGGTGTTCTGGCGCTACGTGGGCTGGAACGTCATCCTGTATCTGAGCGGCCTCCAGGCCATCAGCGAGGACGTCTACGAGGCCGCCACGGTGGACGGCGCGAGCAAGGTGCAGAAATTCTTCTACATCACGCTGCCGCTGCTGAAACCGATGATGTTCTACGCCTTCACCCTCACCATCGTGGGCAACATGCAACTGTTTGAAGAACCCTTCATCATGGTGGGTCAGGCGGGCGGCAGCGGCGGCGCGGCGCTGACCTCGGCCATGCACATCTTTAATGTCGCCTTCCGTGACCTGGACATGGGCTACGGCTCGGCGATGGCCTGGCTGCTATTCCTGGCGATCTTTGTGCTGAGCATGATCAACAACTACCTGTTCTCCAGGGGCGGAGGCCGCCAGTGA